Proteins encoded within one genomic window of Micromonospora halotolerans:
- a CDS encoding carotenoid biosynthesis protein produces MSGKRLPWALLAVLVLAQICYPLTGGATRAGLTVATVGLGWLLSVGHALLTRGTRAALALVAVATGGGFAIEALGVATGFPFGSYDYSGELGPKLAGVPLVIPLAWTWMAWPAWLTAVRLTRSRPGRIALAAVGLAAWDLFLDPQMVAEGYWRWRDAVPALPGLPGIPVSNYLGWLLFAVLLTAALRPLAGPAVDRTDARDAPMFALYLWTYASSVLAHAVFLRLPASAAWGAAGMAVAAVPLAVTLLRARRRRAGAGVAEPTPRVDAPA; encoded by the coding sequence GTGAGCGGGAAGCGGCTGCCCTGGGCGTTGCTGGCCGTCCTGGTCCTGGCCCAGATCTGCTACCCGCTCACCGGTGGCGCGACCCGGGCCGGGCTGACCGTGGCCACCGTCGGGCTCGGCTGGCTGCTCTCCGTCGGGCACGCCCTGCTCACCCGGGGCACGCGCGCCGCGCTCGCGCTGGTCGCCGTGGCCACCGGCGGTGGCTTCGCGATCGAGGCGCTCGGCGTGGCCACCGGCTTCCCGTTCGGCAGCTACGACTACTCCGGGGAACTGGGCCCGAAGCTGGCCGGGGTGCCGCTGGTCATCCCGCTGGCCTGGACCTGGATGGCCTGGCCGGCCTGGCTCACCGCGGTCCGCCTCACCCGTTCCCGCCCGGGCCGGATCGCCCTCGCCGCGGTCGGGCTGGCCGCCTGGGACCTCTTCCTCGACCCGCAGATGGTGGCCGAGGGCTACTGGCGCTGGCGGGACGCCGTCCCGGCCCTGCCCGGCCTGCCCGGCATCCCGGTCAGCAACTACCTCGGCTGGCTGCTCTTCGCGGTGCTGCTGACGGCCGCGCTGCGCCCGCTCGCGGGGCCGGCCGTCGACCGCACCGACGCCCGGGACGCGCCGATGTTCGCCCTCTACCTGTGGACGTACGCCTCCAGCGTCCTGGCGCACGCGGTCTTCCTCCGGCTGCCCGCCTCGGCGGCCTGGGGCGCGGCCGGGATGGCGGTGGCCGCCGTGCCGCTGGCGGTCACGCTGCTGCGCGCCCGCCGGCGCCGGGCCGGCGCCGGGGTGGCGGAACCGACGCCCCGCGTCGACGCGCCGGCATGA
- a CDS encoding GNAT family N-acetyltransferase has protein sequence MRLVRWTPDDLVRRLDDVVAVYGEAMGYRADLLEARRGYIATHVRRPGFRAVASLTSEGHLAGFGYGYLGAAGQWWHDQVHRALDSEARQRWLTHCFEVVELHVRPPAQGHGLGAGQLRALLTMAEGSTTLLSTPEADEQKSRAWRLYRRFGFVDILRHFHFPGDERPFGVLGRDLPLPAGPAPAPDTP, from the coding sequence ATGAGGTTGGTGCGGTGGACGCCGGACGATCTGGTCCGGCGGCTGGACGACGTGGTGGCCGTCTACGGCGAGGCGATGGGCTACCGCGCCGACCTGCTGGAGGCCCGGCGCGGCTACATCGCCACCCACGTCCGCCGTCCCGGCTTCCGCGCCGTCGCCAGCCTGACCTCCGAGGGACACCTGGCCGGCTTCGGGTACGGCTACCTCGGCGCCGCCGGCCAGTGGTGGCACGACCAGGTGCACCGGGCGCTGGACAGCGAGGCCCGGCAGCGCTGGCTGACCCACTGCTTCGAGGTGGTCGAGCTGCACGTCCGCCCACCCGCGCAGGGGCACGGCCTGGGCGCCGGCCAACTGCGCGCGCTGCTCACCATGGCCGAGGGCAGCACCACCCTGCTCTCCACGCCGGAGGCCGACGAGCAGAAGTCCCGGGCCTGGCGGCTCTACCGTCGGTTCGGCTTCGTCGACATCCTGCGCCACTTCCACTTCCCCGGCGACGAGCGGCCGTTCGGCGTGCTCGGCCGGGACCTGCCGCTGCCCGCGGGCCCCGCCCCCGCACCGGATACGCCGTGA
- a CDS encoding monooxygenase, whose amino-acid sequence MTPELVTLHVWRIPRTAVPRALARMATHPARLRRMPGVRFAKLLGTGTGTGFGPGDTDLTRWAALVVWDSPAAAAGFDASPVGRSWARLARARVRVELRPLTSRGEWSGHRPFGEPSGGRVAGPVLALTRARLRARRAVTFWRAIPPVAAALHAAPGLLARFGVGEAPLGWQGTVSVWRDAADLVAFAYRHPEHRAAITRTPTEGWYAEELFARFAVADVVGDRAVLGWVAPESGPEAARGNA is encoded by the coding sequence GTGACTCCCGAGCTCGTCACGCTGCACGTGTGGCGGATCCCGCGCACGGCCGTCCCCCGGGCGCTGGCCCGGATGGCGACCCACCCGGCGCGGCTGCGCCGGATGCCCGGCGTCCGCTTCGCCAAGCTGCTCGGCACCGGGACGGGCACCGGCTTCGGCCCCGGCGACACCGACCTGACCCGGTGGGCCGCCCTGGTGGTGTGGGACTCCCCCGCCGCGGCGGCCGGCTTCGACGCCTCCCCGGTCGGCCGCTCCTGGGCCCGGCTCGCCCGCGCCCGCGTACGGGTGGAGCTGCGCCCGCTGACCAGCCGGGGCGAGTGGTCCGGCCACCGGCCGTTCGGCGAGCCGTCCGGCGGGCGGGTCGCCGGGCCGGTGCTGGCGCTGACCCGGGCCCGGCTGCGGGCCCGCCGGGCGGTCACCTTCTGGCGGGCGATCCCGCCGGTCGCCGCGGCCCTGCACGCCGCGCCCGGGCTGCTCGCCCGGTTCGGCGTCGGCGAGGCCCCGCTGGGCTGGCAGGGCACGGTGAGCGTGTGGCGCGACGCGGCGGACCTCGTCGCGTTCGCGTACCGTCACCCGGAGCACCGGGCCGCGATCACCCGCACCCCCACCGAGGGCTGGTACGCGGAGGAACTGTTCGCGCGGTTCGCGGTGGCCGACGTGGTCGGCGACCGCGCGGTGCTGGGATGGGTCGCCCCCGAGAGCGGCCCGGAAGCGGCGAGAGGGAACGCATGA
- a CDS encoding YbaK/EbsC family protein: MQPHPNVQAVQRALDDAGARDGSGGPSQVRLLPEAVHTAAAAAEALGVEVGAIANSLVFDADDAPLLVLTSGAHRVDTAGLAASLGVTHLRRATPEFVKRHTGQVIGGVAPVGHPRPLRTIVDTALAAYDEVWAAGGVPQAVFPTTHAELLRLTAGTPHEVA; encoded by the coding sequence ACCCGAACGTGCAGGCGGTGCAGCGGGCGCTCGACGACGCGGGCGCGCGGGACGGCTCCGGCGGCCCGAGCCAGGTCCGCCTGCTGCCCGAGGCCGTGCACACCGCCGCCGCGGCGGCCGAGGCGCTCGGCGTCGAAGTCGGCGCCATCGCCAACTCGCTCGTCTTCGACGCCGACGACGCGCCCCTGCTGGTGCTCACCTCCGGCGCGCACCGGGTGGACACCGCCGGGCTGGCCGCGTCCCTCGGGGTCACCCACCTGCGCCGGGCCACCCCGGAATTCGTCAAGCGGCACACCGGGCAGGTGATCGGCGGGGTCGCCCCGGTCGGGCACCCGCGGCCGCTGCGCACCATCGTGGACACCGCGCTGGCGGCGTACGACGAGGTGTGGGCGGCCGGCGGCGTGCCGCAGGCGGTCTTCCCCACCACGCACGCGGAGCTGCTGCGGCTCACCGCCGGCACCCCGCACGAGGTGGCGTGA